One segment of Pyrococcus sp. ST04 DNA contains the following:
- a CDS encoding DEAD/DEAH box helicase, which translates to MHILIRKAIKEKFGRLNQIQIEAFRRIYGEKKSTLIIAPTGSGKTEAAILPVINSILEENLPPISALYIAPLKALNRDLLERLMWWGKRTGVMVDVRHGDTPQSKRARQVRNPPHILIVTPETLPIILTMKSLRPFLRNVKFVIIDEIAELVDNKRGVQLILNLERLRLISDFIRIGLSATVGNEEEIREWLKADVIVRPRLKKKYKFKVLYPRISEEDEKLAERLKIPSDVAARLRTLWNIVENYRRALIFVNTRQFAEVLAHRLKAWGKPVEVHHGSLSRDARIEAEKKLKNGEVKALVCTSSMELGIDIGDVDVVVQYMSPRQVNRLIQRAGRSKHRLSETSEAYIITTSPEDYLESLVIAKRALEGKLEPVRPYMNARDVLAHFVVGLLIEYKEISISEPYRIAKSTYPYKNLSWEDYLEVLRLLEEAGIIKIVEGKLKLGRRSYKYYFDNLSMIPDEISYKVLDVVSGKIIGRLDENFVIELEEGVEFIMHGRSWIVLEIDRDGEIVKVRESGNIEGAIPSWEGELIPVPYEVARDTGVLKRELLYDISRGVKLIEGVEFEDEDIRRVVEELKGSLLSTDRDIVIEVVGKIAIIHASFGNKVNETLARILWVLLSSKYGNIFSMKAYAHAIVIKAPFKLNPQEIADFISVIPPEGIPELVIKGAKFSSIYRWKMINVAKRIGALSKRAKVKSIEKLFEGTIIEKETLNEIFQEKVDIPTSIQIIRSIREGFLRIKTTINEKPSILALPYMNFLGEFLISGPFTEEDLREMFYQKLLEKDIVMVCTNCGWHWRTKVGRVIGRGNVTCPKCGSLMLAPLHPKDAEEFLKVLKKVKNKMRLSAEEERVYLRGLKASDLYRTYGENAVLALATYGVGVKTASRVLASIPRSQLISELMELEKKYIRTRKFWD; encoded by the coding sequence ATGCACATCTTAATCAGAAAGGCCATCAAAGAAAAATTTGGCAGACTGAATCAAATTCAAATTGAAGCGTTTAGAAGGATCTATGGAGAGAAAAAAAGTACCTTAATAATAGCCCCGACAGGTAGTGGTAAAACTGAGGCCGCAATTCTCCCTGTAATAAATTCTATTCTTGAGGAGAACTTACCTCCGATATCTGCCCTTTATATAGCTCCTCTCAAGGCTCTTAATAGGGATCTCTTAGAGAGACTTATGTGGTGGGGGAAAAGGACAGGGGTTATGGTCGATGTTAGGCATGGAGATACACCACAGTCAAAAAGGGCAAGGCAAGTAAGGAATCCTCCCCATATTTTGATAGTAACGCCAGAAACTTTGCCAATAATATTGACAATGAAATCTCTCCGACCATTCCTTAGAAACGTGAAATTTGTGATAATAGATGAAATTGCGGAACTCGTTGACAATAAAAGGGGAGTTCAGCTGATTCTAAACCTAGAAAGGCTCAGGCTAATTTCTGATTTCATAAGGATTGGATTATCGGCTACCGTGGGTAATGAGGAAGAAATTAGAGAATGGTTAAAGGCTGATGTTATTGTAAGGCCAAGGCTAAAGAAGAAGTACAAGTTTAAAGTCCTATATCCGAGAATATCTGAGGAAGATGAAAAGCTCGCTGAGAGATTAAAGATTCCTTCAGATGTCGCTGCTAGGTTAAGAACGTTGTGGAATATAGTTGAGAACTACAGAAGGGCACTAATTTTTGTAAACACTAGGCAGTTCGCTGAAGTTTTGGCACATAGACTTAAAGCATGGGGAAAACCTGTTGAAGTTCATCACGGTAGTCTTTCAAGGGATGCTAGAATAGAAGCGGAGAAGAAACTTAAGAATGGAGAAGTAAAGGCTTTGGTCTGTACATCTTCAATGGAGTTAGGCATTGACATTGGGGACGTTGACGTTGTTGTTCAATATATGAGCCCAAGACAAGTCAATAGGTTGATTCAGAGGGCAGGAAGAAGTAAACATAGGCTTAGTGAGACTAGCGAGGCTTATATAATTACAACAAGTCCGGAAGACTACCTTGAAAGCCTTGTCATTGCGAAGAGGGCACTTGAAGGAAAACTCGAACCCGTAAGACCTTATATGAATGCTAGGGATGTTTTGGCCCACTTTGTGGTTGGATTATTAATAGAGTATAAGGAAATTAGCATTAGTGAACCATATAGAATTGCAAAATCAACATATCCTTACAAGAATCTCTCTTGGGAGGATTACCTAGAAGTTCTGAGACTTCTTGAGGAGGCAGGGATAATAAAAATCGTGGAAGGAAAACTAAAGCTTGGTAGGAGATCGTATAAATACTATTTTGATAACCTATCAATGATACCGGACGAGATCAGCTACAAGGTATTAGACGTTGTATCTGGAAAAATTATTGGTCGACTAGACGAAAACTTCGTGATAGAGCTTGAAGAAGGTGTTGAATTTATAATGCATGGGCGGAGTTGGATTGTGCTAGAAATCGATAGGGACGGGGAGATAGTTAAGGTCAGAGAGTCTGGGAATATCGAAGGTGCCATACCTAGCTGGGAGGGGGAACTAATACCCGTCCCCTATGAGGTTGCTAGAGATACGGGCGTTCTCAAAAGGGAACTCTTATATGATATTTCTAGGGGAGTCAAACTAATAGAGGGAGTTGAGTTTGAAGATGAAGATATTAGAAGGGTTGTAGAAGAGCTCAAGGGAAGTTTGCTCTCCACAGATAGGGATATTGTTATTGAGGTGGTGGGAAAGATAGCAATAATTCATGCAAGCTTTGGGAATAAAGTTAATGAAACTCTAGCGAGGATTCTCTGGGTTCTTCTTTCCTCAAAATATGGGAACATATTTTCAATGAAAGCGTATGCTCATGCAATAGTTATAAAAGCACCTTTCAAATTAAATCCACAAGAAATCGCAGATTTTATCTCCGTTATTCCCCCAGAAGGAATTCCTGAGCTTGTGATAAAAGGGGCTAAGTTTAGCTCAATATATAGATGGAAGATGATCAATGTTGCTAAAAGGATTGGGGCACTCTCGAAGCGAGCAAAGGTTAAAAGCATAGAAAAGTTGTTTGAAGGGACTATTATTGAAAAAGAAACTCTAAATGAGATATTTCAAGAAAAAGTTGACATTCCAACGAGTATACAAATTATCAGAAGCATAAGAGAGGGATTCTTAAGGATAAAAACTACAATTAATGAAAAGCCAAGCATTTTAGCTCTCCCATACATGAACTTCCTTGGGGAATTTTTGATTTCTGGCCCGTTCACAGAAGAGGATCTAAGAGAAATGTTCTATCAGAAGTTGCTTGAAAAAGATATTGTCATGGTTTGTACCAATTGTGGATGGCATTGGAGAACAAAAGTTGGGAGAGTGATTGGGAGAGGGAATGTAACATGTCCAAAGTGTGGATCACTCATGTTAGCTCCTCTTCATCCCAAAGATGCTGAGGAATTCTTAAAGGTTCTTAAAAAAGTTAAGAATAAAATGAGACTTAGTGCAGAGGAGGAAAGGGTTTACCTTAGAGGACTAAAGGCTTCAGACTTGTATAGAACTTATGGAGAAAATGCAGTTTTGGCATTGGCAACTTATGGTGTTGGTGTTAAAACAGCGAGTAGGGTTCTTGCAAGCATTCCAAGATCACAACTTATTTCCGAATTAATGGAGCTTGAGAAGAAATATATAAGGACAAGGAAGTTTTGGGATTAA
- the hjc gene encoding Holliday junction resolvase Hjc, with protein sequence MYRKGANSERELIKMLEKHGFAVVRSAGSKKVDLVAGNGKKFLCIEVKSTKKDKIYIKKEDIERLVSFSRKFGGIPVLAVKFIGNGWKFMNVEKIETIRFSINDGDPLEVFLGIQRKLGDER encoded by the coding sequence ATGTACAGGAAAGGTGCAAATAGCGAAAGGGAATTAATTAAGATGCTCGAAAAACATGGATTTGCAGTAGTTAGATCAGCAGGAAGTAAGAAGGTAGATCTTGTAGCAGGGAATGGGAAAAAATTCCTCTGTATAGAGGTTAAGTCTACAAAAAAGGATAAGATATACATAAAGAAAGAGGACATAGAAAGACTCGTTTCGTTTTCTAGAAAATTTGGAGGAATTCCAGTATTAGCGGTAAAATTCATCGGAAATGGGTGGAAGTTTATGAATGTGGAGAAAATTGAGACGATTAGGTTTAGCATTAATGATGGAGATCCTCTAGAAGTATTTTTGGGAATTCAAAGAAAGTTGGGGGATGAAAGATGA
- a CDS encoding CARDB domain-containing protein produces the protein MKKHHVVALMFWIGIMICSTIPSISAQPVLIVKVSPDKIEALPNQTVTINVTITNLGNASASNVTVFALDDIKGVIFTQGFIKEIPPNGTVTLPITIYILKAEAGVYTVRIGARVGNQLSIGEFSIKVKSVINYTVDILGDKKFLYGKNVTLTAKILSTSNVLLYGNVEIVVRKGEETIRKFSDKVMIQPWGEWKKKIALGNLPLGEYRVEIKTDFYGRKEAKVFMFEVYRRPLTYTAYFENGEILVKVYRKDTKEPVSGIKVVIGNSTFFTDYNGLVEYSVKAPGLYMIRVYLDGVISESIVRVEKPIIVAYTENNSLIVKVVDSLGYPIGNITVKVSSIRGVFYNVTNSEGICAFNVSRIGSGKIQISVESLKYLPSSIEINVLPQKKTMTIPKTTELTKTETKKIVHTITVTQEIKGKTIIDRWIVIILGLFFVTLGGSSYLAFFRPIITEDRIEKYYFIKVKAPRLIPLKNFSYEILASAKEAWTNKGKVRIEDSRIIWEIEELEPGEEAILQIVLA, from the coding sequence ATGAAAAAACATCATGTTGTGGCTCTAATGTTCTGGATTGGGATTATGATTTGCTCAACAATACCTTCCATCTCTGCGCAGCCTGTGCTAATTGTAAAAGTGTCTCCAGATAAAATAGAAGCTCTCCCCAATCAAACCGTTACCATTAATGTCACGATAACTAACCTTGGAAACGCTTCTGCAAGTAATGTAACGGTTTTTGCACTTGACGATATAAAGGGCGTAATATTCACTCAAGGCTTTATAAAAGAAATACCCCCTAACGGCACCGTAACACTTCCCATTACTATATACATCCTAAAAGCTGAAGCCGGAGTATATACGGTTAGAATTGGAGCAAGAGTCGGTAACCAGCTTAGTATTGGAGAGTTCTCTATTAAAGTTAAGTCAGTGATAAATTATACCGTGGATATCTTGGGAGATAAGAAATTTCTTTATGGCAAAAATGTAACTTTGACAGCAAAAATCCTCTCAACTTCGAATGTACTGTTATATGGAAATGTTGAGATAGTAGTTAGGAAGGGAGAAGAAACTATTAGAAAGTTTTCCGATAAGGTTATGATACAACCCTGGGGAGAATGGAAGAAGAAAATAGCGTTAGGAAATCTTCCTCTAGGCGAGTACAGAGTAGAGATTAAAACCGATTTTTATGGAAGAAAAGAAGCCAAGGTTTTTATGTTTGAAGTCTATAGAAGGCCCCTCACCTATACAGCTTATTTTGAAAACGGAGAGATATTAGTTAAGGTTTACAGAAAAGACACGAAGGAACCCGTAAGTGGAATAAAGGTTGTTATTGGAAATTCGACTTTCTTTACCGACTACAATGGACTTGTTGAATATAGTGTAAAAGCCCCTGGTCTATATATGATTCGAGTATATCTTGACGGTGTAATAAGTGAGAGTATAGTTAGGGTTGAGAAGCCGATAATAGTTGCATACACAGAAAACAATAGTTTAATTGTTAAAGTCGTTGACTCTTTAGGTTATCCGATAGGAAATATCACGGTGAAGGTTTCCAGTATAAGGGGAGTGTTCTACAATGTAACAAACTCTGAGGGAATCTGTGCATTTAATGTATCAAGAATCGGAAGTGGAAAGATACAGATATCTGTGGAAAGTTTGAAATATCTGCCTTCGTCAATCGAAATAAATGTGCTACCACAAAAAAAGACGATGACAATACCAAAAACTACAGAGTTAACGAAAACAGAAACTAAGAAGATAGTGCATACAATAACAGTAACTCAAGAAATCAAGGGTAAGACCATAATAGACAGATGGATAGTAATTATTCTCGGCCTGTTCTTTGTCACATTAGGAGGAAGTTCATATCTCGCGTTCTTTAGACCAATAATCACAGAGGATAGAATAGAGAAGTATTACTTCATTAAAGTCAAAGCTCCCAGACTAATCCCCCTGAAAAATTTCAGCTACGAAATTCTTGCAAGTGCAAAAGAGGCTTGGACAAATAAGGGAAAAGTCAGAATCGAAGATAGCAGAATAATCTGGGAGATTGAGGAATTAGAGCCAGGAGAAGAAGCCATATTACAAATAGTTCTTGCATAG
- a CDS encoding DUF447 domain-containing protein: MIEKLFPEESKVYEVLLITRSNMTPVGITRIGKFLYFKIFQGKSFDDLKKDNSVVIQIIDDPEILVALAFNFPISLKLEKCEKLELNRVAGYPWVEGHADCKVISVKDSLGESLARKCKVSPIYVGITQKTPRPISRADNYLIELGVIGSRALYALKKNLPIGTRLFKEVEKLYWEYRRLGGKSKIAEEIYNLCKNYL, encoded by the coding sequence ATGATAGAAAAGCTATTTCCCGAAGAAAGTAAGGTGTACGAGGTCCTTTTAATAACAAGGTCAAACATGACTCCAGTGGGTATTACAAGGATTGGGAAATTTTTATATTTTAAAATTTTCCAAGGTAAAAGCTTTGATGACCTCAAAAAGGATAACTCTGTTGTAATTCAAATAATCGATGACCCAGAGATTCTAGTTGCTCTTGCTTTTAATTTTCCCATATCCCTAAAGCTTGAAAAGTGTGAGAAATTGGAGCTGAATAGAGTTGCAGGATATCCTTGGGTAGAGGGACATGCTGACTGTAAAGTTATAAGTGTGAAAGATTCCCTAGGAGAAAGTCTAGCTAGAAAATGTAAAGTTTCCCCTATCTATGTTGGAATCACACAAAAAACCCCTAGGCCAATAAGTAGGGCAGATAACTATCTTATTGAGTTGGGGGTTATTGGGAGTAGAGCCCTATATGCACTAAAAAAGAACCTCCCTATTGGTACTAGGCTCTTTAAAGAAGTTGAGAAATTGTATTGGGAATATAGGAGGCTTGGAGGTAAATCAAAAATAGCAGAAGAAATTTATAATCTATGCAAGAACTATTTGTAA
- a CDS encoding PRC-barrel domain-containing protein, with product MVRIRASKLRDVELITDTGIRLGWLYDILFDEDGSQGEKGEILAILVDPDEDLDLSSFTVTDDGLLVIPMRAIKSIGEVIVVDSAELARIAR from the coding sequence ATGGTTAGGATAAGGGCATCAAAGCTGAGGGATGTTGAGCTAATCACTGACACTGGGATAAGACTTGGATGGCTTTATGATATCCTATTTGATGAGGATGGTAGTCAGGGTGAAAAGGGAGAGATATTAGCGATTCTCGTCGATCCAGATGAGGATCTTGATTTAAGCTCTTTCACAGTTACTGACGATGGTTTATTAGTTATCCCGATGAGAGCCATCAAAAGCATAGGAGAAGTAATAGTTGTAGATTCGGCTGAACTTGCTAGAATTGCTAGATAA
- a CDS encoding 30S ribosomal protein S19e: protein MATVYDVPGDLLVERVAQRLKEIPEIKPPEWAPFVKTGRHKERLPEQEDWWYYRVASILRRVYIDGPVGIERLRTYYGGRKNRGHAPEKFYKAGGSIIRKALQQLEAAGFVEKVPGKGRVVTPKGRSFLDKIATELKKELEEVIPELKKY from the coding sequence ATGGCAACAGTTTATGATGTTCCTGGTGATCTTTTAGTTGAGAGGGTTGCTCAGAGGCTTAAGGAAATCCCTGAGATAAAGCCTCCAGAATGGGCACCGTTCGTCAAGACCGGCAGGCACAAGGAGAGGCTTCCAGAACAGGAGGACTGGTGGTACTACAGGGTGGCTTCAATATTGAGGAGAGTTTACATTGATGGCCCGGTTGGTATTGAGAGGCTTAGGACGTACTATGGTGGAAGGAAAAATAGGGGTCACGCTCCAGAGAAATTCTATAAGGCTGGAGGTAGCATAATAAGGAAGGCTCTCCAGCAACTAGAGGCTGCAGGATTCGTTGAAAAGGTTCCAGGAAAGGGTAGGGTAGTAACTCCAAAAGGTAGAAGCTTTCTAGACAAGATCGCAACTGAACTTAAGAAGGAGCTCGAAGAAGTCATTCCTGAGCTCAAGAAATATTAA
- a CDS encoding YhbY family RNA-binding protein produces MVTKRLPGKIRRALRARYYDIEPRAWIGKRGLEDSVIKEIETQLARTGVLKVEIRKGALIATKMTRKEIAEKVAELTDSELLEVRGKRFILFKPREGWERYLKRLQMKEQSKKKVKEEPIRKIKLDVLEFRKKFKRGRRG; encoded by the coding sequence ATGGTCACTAAAAGGCTACCAGGAAAAATTAGGCGAGCTCTTAGGGCGAGATATTATGATATTGAGCCTAGGGCGTGGATTGGAAAGAGAGGGCTTGAAGATAGTGTAATCAAGGAGATCGAAACTCAGCTAGCCAGAACAGGTGTGCTAAAAGTTGAAATAAGAAAGGGCGCGCTTATAGCGACCAAGATGACAAGAAAGGAAATTGCGGAGAAAGTGGCGGAGCTGACTGATAGCGAGTTGCTTGAGGTTAGGGGCAAAAGGTTTATATTATTCAAGCCGAGAGAGGGTTGGGAAAGGTATTTAAAGAGGCTCCAAATGAAGGAGCAATCAAAGAAAAAAGTTAAGGAAGAACCAATTCGCAAGATCAAGCTCGATGTCCTCGAGTTCAGAAAGAAATTCAAAAGAGGGAGGAGGGGTTGA